A single Chryseobacterium sp. DNA region contains:
- a CDS encoding phosphoribosylformylglycinamidine synthase — protein MSNNKRIFVEKRGIFDVESPKIFDEVKAVVPGVQSVKVYNVYDIFGLNEGEFEKVVNNTFVDPVTDILHAENPAKAVHFAMEFLPGQYDQRADSAQQCIALLTENEKSKVRSGKLIEFEGVSDADLVKIKDLLINKVESQEKDLSILDIPADEIPSKVIIHENFINFNDAELESFYNNHGFALGLDDLKFIQEYFKTEQRNPTETELKVLDTYWSDHCRHTTFETELSDIRFEGPFKHTLETIFNDYIEKRKFLGRELKPISLMDLATVCGKYFHKTGNLENLVISDEINACTIRIEAEYDGKKEPWYLLFKNETHNHPTEIEPFGGASTCLGGAIRDPLSGRSFVFQAMRLTGAADVLESVDKTLPGKLPQKTITKQAANGYSSYGNQIGLATTMVSEIYDEGYKAKRMEVGFVTGAVPVDWVRREKPAKGDSIIILGGATGRDGVGGASGSSKEQDETSIHTMSSEVQKGNAVEERKIQRLFRSSAVTKLIKKSNDFGAGGVSVAIGEIADSLEVNLDVLPLKYEGLNGTELAISESQERMAVVVDPKDKEQFIKFCEAENIVAVEVAKVTDSGRMQMFWKGNKIVDLSREFLDTNGCSKSQGVKIDHLEEVKEETKAFTEENFLNILKDKNVASQKGLLEMFDSSVGGTTVAMPLGGKYQQTLMEGSVQTLPILGAKDIKTVSLASWGFDAEISKQNSLLGASYAVVESVAKIVAMGGDYKNIRLSFQEYFEKLGQAPEKWGKPLASLLGAYDAQINLGLAAIGGKDSMSGTYQDLNVPPTLISFACANGEKQNIISPEFKNAGNKIYFFNHIPQESGLPDYNALKDVFELIFENIKAGKIVSVKTVKEGGVAVALAKMSFGNRLGAEITADENTLLAKNIGSLIIESKEELSSAVLQLIGEVKDSGVLKINALETRITNLESAYTNTFENLFPTVEKEKITVEIDEQSNSINPRNIIIKKHGIAQPKVFAPVFPGTNCEYDTLNAFQKEGAVVSSLPLININHQLLDESIDAWVEEIKTSQILAFSGGFSAGDEPDGSAKFIVNVLKNEKMKNAVHELLDRDGMVIGICNGFQALVKSGLLPYGRIKDLDENSPTLAHNAIRRHISQMVTVKVVNDESPWLKGMKGQTFTIPISHGEGRFMASEEEIKKLYENGQIATQYIDFDGNIAHGMPFNPNNSLFGIEGITSPCGKIYGRMGHPERFADGLMKNIPTANYHNIFKNGVEYFK, from the coding sequence ATGTCTAATAACAAAAGAATTTTCGTAGAAAAGAGAGGTATTTTCGATGTTGAAAGTCCAAAAATTTTTGATGAAGTAAAAGCGGTTGTTCCGGGAGTTCAAAGCGTAAAAGTCTACAATGTGTATGATATTTTCGGTTTGAATGAAGGAGAATTTGAAAAAGTAGTGAACAATACTTTTGTAGACCCTGTTACTGATATTTTGCACGCAGAAAACCCTGCAAAGGCAGTTCATTTCGCAATGGAGTTTTTGCCGGGCCAGTATGATCAGAGAGCAGACTCTGCACAGCAATGTATCGCTCTATTAACAGAAAATGAAAAATCAAAAGTAAGAAGTGGTAAATTGATCGAGTTTGAAGGAGTTTCTGACGCGGACCTGGTTAAAATCAAAGATCTTTTGATCAACAAAGTAGAATCTCAGGAGAAGGATCTGTCTATCTTAGATATTCCTGCCGATGAAATACCATCAAAGGTTATTATCCACGAAAACTTCATCAATTTCAACGATGCTGAGCTGGAGAGTTTTTATAACAACCATGGGTTTGCATTAGGATTGGATGATTTAAAATTCATTCAGGAATATTTTAAAACAGAACAGAGAAACCCTACGGAAACCGAATTGAAAGTGTTAGACACGTATTGGAGCGACCACTGCCGTCACACTACCTTTGAAACAGAATTGTCAGACATCCGGTTTGAAGGCCCGTTCAAACATACGTTGGAAACCATTTTCAATGACTATATTGAAAAAAGAAAATTCTTAGGCCGTGAGCTGAAGCCGATCTCTTTAATGGATCTGGCAACGGTATGCGGTAAATATTTCCATAAGACAGGCAATCTGGAGAACCTTGTGATTTCTGATGAGATCAATGCATGTACGATCCGGATTGAAGCAGAATATGATGGTAAAAAAGAACCCTGGTATTTATTATTCAAAAATGAAACCCACAACCACCCAACAGAAATTGAGCCTTTTGGTGGAGCTTCAACATGTCTGGGAGGCGCAATCAGAGATCCGTTATCCGGAAGATCTTTCGTATTCCAGGCGATGAGATTGACAGGGGCTGCCGATGTTTTGGAATCGGTAGATAAAACCTTACCAGGAAAACTTCCTCAGAAAACCATTACCAAACAGGCTGCCAACGGATATTCATCTTATGGCAACCAAATTGGTTTGGCAACGACTATGGTTTCTGAGATCTATGACGAAGGCTACAAAGCAAAAAGAATGGAGGTCGGTTTCGTTACCGGAGCCGTTCCTGTGGATTGGGTAAGACGTGAAAAGCCGGCAAAAGGAGATTCCATCATTATTTTAGGAGGTGCTACAGGCCGTGACGGCGTTGGAGGTGCCAGTGGAAGTTCAAAAGAACAGGATGAAACTTCTATTCATACAATGAGCTCGGAAGTTCAGAAAGGAAATGCCGTAGAAGAACGTAAAATTCAGAGGCTGTTCAGAAGTTCAGCCGTAACGAAGCTGATCAAAAAATCAAATGACTTCGGAGCCGGAGGTGTTTCTGTAGCGATTGGTGAAATTGCGGACTCTCTTGAAGTAAACCTTGATGTGTTACCATTAAAATATGAAGGATTAAACGGAACAGAGCTTGCCATTTCTGAGTCTCAGGAAAGGATGGCCGTTGTGGTAGATCCAAAAGATAAAGAACAGTTCATCAAATTCTGTGAAGCTGAAAACATTGTTGCCGTAGAAGTGGCAAAAGTGACGGATTCAGGAAGAATGCAGATGTTCTGGAAAGGAAATAAAATCGTTGATCTTTCAAGAGAATTCCTGGATACCAACGGGTGCTCAAAATCTCAGGGAGTAAAAATCGACCACCTGGAAGAAGTAAAAGAAGAAACCAAAGCTTTCACGGAAGAAAACTTCCTGAATATTTTAAAAGATAAAAATGTAGCCTCTCAGAAGGGATTGCTGGAAATGTTTGATTCTTCAGTAGGAGGAACTACCGTAGCAATGCCTTTAGGAGGAAAATATCAGCAGACGCTGATGGAAGGAAGTGTTCAGACATTACCCATCTTAGGCGCCAAAGATATTAAAACCGTTTCTTTGGCAAGCTGGGGATTTGATGCGGAAATTTCAAAACAAAACTCATTATTGGGAGCTTCCTATGCTGTAGTAGAAAGTGTAGCGAAGATTGTTGCAATGGGAGGTGATTACAAAAACATCCGGTTAAGCTTCCAGGAATATTTTGAAAAATTAGGACAAGCTCCTGAAAAATGGGGTAAACCTTTAGCTTCTTTGTTGGGAGCTTATGATGCTCAGATCAATCTTGGGCTTGCTGCCATTGGTGGTAAAGATTCCATGAGTGGAACATATCAGGATCTGAATGTGCCTCCAACATTGATTTCTTTTGCCTGTGCCAACGGAGAAAAACAAAATATCATCTCTCCCGAATTTAAAAACGCAGGAAACAAAATCTACTTCTTCAATCATATTCCGCAGGAAAGCGGACTTCCGGACTATAACGCTTTAAAAGACGTTTTTGAATTGATTTTCGAAAATATCAAAGCAGGGAAAATCGTTTCTGTGAAAACTGTTAAGGAAGGAGGTGTTGCTGTAGCATTGGCAAAAATGAGCTTCGGAAACAGATTGGGTGCTGAAATCACTGCGGATGAAAATACTTTACTGGCTAAAAACATCGGTAGCTTAATCATTGAATCTAAAGAAGAATTAAGCTCAGCAGTCCTTCAGCTGATAGGAGAGGTGAAAGATTCAGGTGTTTTAAAAATCAACGCTCTTGAAACCCGAATCACGAATCTTGAATCGGCATACACCAATACATTTGAAAACCTTTTCCCAACTGTAGAAAAAGAAAAGATCACGGTTGAAATTGATGAACAATCAAACTCCATCAACCCAAGAAATATTATCATTAAGAAACACGGAATTGCACAGCCTAAAGTTTTTGCTCCGGTATTCCCGGGAACCAACTGTGAGTATGATACGCTGAATGCATTCCAAAAAGAAGGTGCCGTAGTAAGCAGCTTACCTTTGATCAATATCAACCACCAGCTGCTGGATGAAAGCATTGATGCCTGGGTAGAAGAAATCAAAACCTCTCAGATTTTAGCATTTTCAGGAGGCTTCTCTGCAGGGGACGAACCGGATGGTTCTGCAAAATTCATTGTTAACGTGTTGAAAAATGAAAAGATGAAAAATGCAGTTCATGAGTTATTAGACAGAGACGGGATGGTCATCGGGATCTGTAACGGTTTCCAGGCTTTGGTTAAATCAGGGCTGTTGCCTTACGGAAGAATCAAAGATCTGGATGAAAATTCTCCGACATTGGCTCACAATGCGATCAGAAGGCATATTTCCCAAATGGTAACGGTGAAAGTCGTGAATGATGAAAGCCCATGGCTGAAAGGAATGAAAGGCCAGACCTTCACGATTCCGATTTCCCACGGAGAAGGACGTTTCATGGCTTCAGAAGAAGAAATCAAGAAGTTGTATGAGAACGGACAAATTGCTACTCAATACATAGACTTTGATGGAAATATCGCTCACGGGATGCCGTTCAACCCTAATAATTCATTATTCGGAATTGAAGGGATCACGAGCCCATGTGGAAAGATCTACGGAAGAATGGGGCATCCTGAACGTTTTGCCGACGGTCTCATGAAAAACATACCTACCGCGAATTATCACAATATCTTCAAAAACGGTGTTGAATACTTCAAATAA
- a CDS encoding serine hydrolase, with product MRKNILIFMFALAFVKNYAQTDTTIDSIIGANAEKLAQKSGAYSVSVGVLKNGKIYTRHFGEIDKGKGNKANDNTYFEIASVTKLFTGQLLAKAVLDGKIKLDEDVGNYLKGSYPNLEYQGVPIKIKDLISYRTALPNSKLIHTVSVAGNFNDWNPGNKDYQMTRKEKNHYELEIPVSKFEKDKTYSFKFVINNAGWMVTPKRAANVDGTEDNNLILVL from the coding sequence ATGAGAAAAAATATATTGATATTTATGTTTGCCTTAGCCTTTGTAAAAAACTATGCGCAGACTGATACAACGATAGATTCGATAATAGGTGCGAATGCTGAAAAGCTTGCGCAAAAGTCAGGAGCCTATTCGGTTTCTGTCGGAGTTCTGAAAAACGGTAAAATCTATACCAGACATTTCGGCGAAATCGATAAAGGAAAAGGAAACAAGGCTAATGATAATACCTATTTTGAGATCGCTTCCGTGACCAAACTTTTTACAGGACAGTTGCTGGCAAAAGCAGTGCTGGATGGTAAAATAAAGCTGGACGAGGATGTGGGTAACTATCTTAAAGGCTCTTATCCGAATTTGGAATATCAGGGAGTACCTATCAAAATTAAAGATCTGATCTCTTATCGTACAGCGCTGCCAAATTCAAAACTGATTCATACTGTTTCTGTTGCAGGGAATTTTAATGACTGGAATCCCGGAAATAAAGACTATCAGATGACCAGAAAAGAAAAGAATCATTACGAATTGGAAATTCCGGTGTCCAAATTTGAAAAAGATAAGACTTATTCCTTTAAATTTGTAATCAATAATGCAGGGTGGATGGTTACCCCCAAAAGAGCGGCCAATGTAGATGGCACAGAAGACAACAATCTGATATTGGTACTCTAA
- a CDS encoding WG repeat-containing protein, which translates to MKKILLTIVLVTPIISFSQGKEVLHYFKSKDSLVGVKNKAGKIIVPAQFKVFSYLKDGEPVMGETILFDGEKNGEKTEKNAWGYVYDRNGKFLYNPYLYDNGADYFSEGVRRLVKNGKIGFADRNGKIVIEPEHDFVSPFNYGYAAFCDGCDWEKTEDEHKAMVGGTWGVMNAKGQPVQPLAGHSENDVEIDGKYYPNPFEYNEKEKSILRFFEKQHKKLSDIYYVNVYDKMSENEKKLFFEIVERPKENFPYYQINTYDYRKKDLGMLYRFKFMASEDGKTFYAIEDFNEQKIPFEKWLKTEIKEAGEFQKTHPDNPNKFSNEHH; encoded by the coding sequence ATGAAAAAAATACTGTTAACCATTGTATTAGTAACACCAATCATCTCTTTTTCGCAGGGAAAAGAAGTCTTACATTATTTTAAGAGCAAAGACTCTCTGGTTGGAGTAAAAAATAAAGCAGGGAAAATTATTGTTCCTGCACAGTTTAAAGTCTTTTCATATCTTAAAGATGGTGAGCCTGTAATGGGGGAAACGATTCTTTTTGATGGTGAAAAAAATGGGGAGAAAACGGAAAAAAATGCCTGGGGTTATGTGTATGACAGGAATGGAAAGTTTTTATATAACCCTTATCTGTATGATAATGGAGCCGATTATTTCTCAGAAGGAGTAAGAAGGCTGGTTAAAAATGGGAAAATAGGATTTGCAGACAGAAACGGTAAAATTGTAATTGAGCCTGAACATGACTTCGTTTCTCCTTTCAACTATGGATATGCCGCTTTTTGTGACGGCTGTGACTGGGAAAAAACTGAAGATGAGCATAAAGCAATGGTTGGCGGAACGTGGGGCGTAATGAATGCTAAAGGACAGCCTGTTCAGCCGCTTGCCGGACATTCTGAAAATGATGTGGAGATCGATGGAAAATATTACCCCAATCCGTTTGAATACAATGAGAAAGAGAAAAGCATCCTCCGGTTCTTTGAAAAACAGCATAAAAAACTCTCAGATATTTATTATGTAAATGTTTATGATAAAATGTCTGAAAATGAGAAGAAGCTGTTTTTTGAAATCGTGGAAAGACCCAAGGAAAATTTCCCTTATTATCAGATAAATACCTATGATTACAGGAAAAAGGATCTCGGAATGCTGTACCGTTTTAAATTTATGGCTTCAGAAGATGGTAAAACGTTTTATGCCATCGAAGATTTTAATGAGCAGAAAATTCCTTTTGAAAAATGGCTGAAAACCGAAATTAAAGAAGCCGGAGAATTTCAGAAAACACATCCTGATAACCCAAACAAATTCTCAAACGAACACCATTAA
- the purB gene encoding adenylosuccinate lyase: MNSYKNPLEERYSSEEMLFNFSHNNKFRTWRKLWIALAEIEKDLGLEITDEQIAELKANAENIDFDKAAEYEKKFRHDVMAHVHTYGDVAPSAKGIIHLGATSAFVGDNTDLIQIRDGLLILKKKLVNVMKNLADFAIQYKDLPTLGFTHFQPAQLTTVGKRATLWLQSLVLDIEELDFFLETLRFRGVKGTTGTAASFLELFNGDYSKVKHLDQELSKRFGFEKVFGVSGQTYDRKIDAKVVALLGNIAQSAHKFTNDLRLLQNLKEIEEPFEKNQIGSSAMAYKRNPMRSERIGALAKYVMSLTTSSAMVASTQWFERTLDDSANKRLTIPQAFLAVDAILLIWNNIMNGIVVYPNRINKHIEEELPFMATEYIIMEEVKAGGDRQEIHEVIRVHSMEASKQVKVEGKENDLIERILNDTSLKLDKSKLKEVLDPKNFIGFAPIQTEEFVKNEVQPILDQNKDLIGLEADLKV; this comes from the coding sequence ATGAATTCCTACAAAAATCCATTGGAAGAGCGCTATTCCAGTGAAGAAATGTTGTTTAATTTCTCACATAATAACAAATTCCGTACCTGGAGAAAGCTTTGGATCGCTTTAGCTGAAATTGAAAAAGATCTTGGCCTTGAAATTACAGACGAGCAGATTGCAGAACTGAAAGCGAATGCTGAAAATATCGATTTTGATAAAGCAGCAGAATACGAAAAGAAATTCCGTCATGATGTAATGGCTCACGTTCACACCTATGGAGATGTGGCGCCTTCGGCAAAAGGAATTATCCATTTGGGAGCTACTTCAGCTTTTGTAGGAGATAATACAGACTTAATTCAGATCCGTGACGGACTTTTGATCTTAAAGAAAAAGTTGGTTAACGTGATGAAAAACTTAGCAGATTTCGCTATTCAGTATAAAGACCTTCCGACTTTAGGATTTACGCACTTCCAGCCGGCTCAGCTGACGACTGTCGGGAAAAGAGCTACCCTTTGGTTACAAAGTTTGGTTCTGGATATCGAAGAGCTTGATTTCTTCCTTGAAACCCTTCGTTTCAGAGGAGTAAAAGGAACAACAGGAACTGCTGCAAGTTTCCTTGAGCTTTTCAACGGTGATTATTCCAAAGTAAAACATTTAGATCAGGAACTTTCAAAAAGATTCGGTTTCGAAAAAGTTTTCGGAGTTTCCGGACAAACCTATGACCGGAAAATTGATGCTAAAGTGGTTGCCTTACTGGGAAATATCGCTCAATCTGCACATAAATTCACCAACGACTTGCGTTTACTTCAAAACCTTAAGGAAATTGAAGAACCGTTCGAGAAAAACCAAATTGGCTCATCGGCAATGGCATACAAACGTAACCCAATGAGAAGTGAAAGAATCGGAGCATTGGCGAAATATGTAATGTCGCTCACCACAAGTTCCGCAATGGTGGCTTCTACACAATGGTTTGAAAGAACACTGGATGATTCTGCAAATAAAAGATTAACGATTCCACAGGCATTCCTTGCGGTAGACGCTATCTTATTAATCTGGAACAACATTATGAACGGAATCGTGGTATATCCGAACAGAATCAACAAGCATATCGAAGAAGAACTTCCTTTCATGGCCACAGAATATATCATCATGGAAGAAGTGAAAGCGGGAGGTGACCGTCAGGAGATTCACGAAGTAATCAGAGTTCATTCTATGGAAGCTTCCAAGCAGGTGAAAGTAGAAGGGAAAGAAAACGACCTTATCGAAAGAATCTTGAATGATACCTCTTTAAAATTAGATAAATCAAAATTAAAAGAAGTTTTAGATCCTAAGAACTTTATAGGATTTGCACCGATTCAGACGGAAGAATTCGTCAAGAACGAAGTGCAGCCGATTCTCGACCAGAATAAAGATCTGATAGGATTGGAAGCTGATCTTAAAGTATAA
- a CDS encoding DUF2947 family protein, translated as MNNILISETFYNEYFDDEVEDIYLLDKTEALKLWILYIDKTANNFFRLNDNNPIISKSKNIVDWREYYDSNNITGLQDFFTSTLNWNNEDSILFYINKETIIRTTYEIFLHNIFNFLELYDECPIVQNLNKSNDLEYIYFAPLGNTFYSQIKADIVDS; from the coding sequence ATGAACAATATTCTTATATCTGAAACATTCTATAATGAATACTTTGATGACGAAGTGGAAGATATTTATTTATTAGATAAAACCGAAGCTTTAAAATTGTGGATATTATATATAGATAAAACAGCAAATAATTTTTTTAGATTAAATGATAATAATCCAATAATATCAAAGTCAAAAAATATAGTTGATTGGCGGGAATATTATGATTCAAATAATATTACAGGATTACAGGATTTTTTTACTTCAACATTAAATTGGAATAATGAGGATTCAATACTTTTTTATATTAATAAAGAAACAATAATCAGAACTACTTATGAAATATTTTTGCATAATATTTTCAATTTTTTAGAATTGTATGATGAATGTCCAATAGTTCAGAATTTGAATAAAAGTAATGATTTAGAATATATATATTTTGCACCATTAGGAAATACTTTTTATTCTCAAATCAAAGCTGATATTGTAGATTCATAA
- a CDS encoding RHS repeat-associated core domain-containing protein — translation MRISFGRNSANALEITDANDYYPFGMSHLKTGNAFYGKGSYQKYKYNGKELQETGMYDYGARFYMPDLARWGVVDPLAEKMTRHSPYNYGFDNPVRYTDPDGMAPEDVLETDCCPDSSLSRDEMEFASMIAGGINSVRASVSNLFARGYNEVAEKRIDRKYVVDEMGGLVLATGVPAETGKEKIQNTISYYCSIGCRRT, via the coding sequence GTGAGAATCAGTTTCGGAAGAAACAGCGCCAATGCTCTTGAAATCACGGATGCCAATGATTATTATCCGTTTGGGATGAGCCATCTGAAAACCGGAAATGCTTTCTATGGAAAAGGAAGTTATCAGAAATATAAGTACAACGGCAAGGAACTTCAGGAAACCGGCATGTATGATTATGGAGCAAGATTTTATATGCCTGATCTAGCTAGATGGGGTGTTGTAGATCCATTGGCAGAAAAGATGACACGTCATAGTCCTTATAATTATGGCTTCGATAATCCAGTACGTTATACAGATCCGGATGGTATGGCTCCCGAAGATGTGCTTGAGACTGATTGCTGCCCCGACTCTTCTTTATCTCGTGACGAAATGGAATTTGCGAGTATGATTGCTGGAGGAATTAATAGTGTACGTGCATCTGTTTCTAATCTTTTTGCAAGGGGTTACAATGAAGTAGCAGAGAAAAGAATAGACCGTAAATATGTAGTGGATGAAATGGGCGGGTTAGTTTTAGCAACTGGTGTTCCAGCAGAAACTGGAAAAGAAAAAATTCAAAATACAATTAGTTACTATTGCTCTATCGGTTGCAGGAGGACCTGA
- a CDS encoding transposase — protein MSVSDIEEQIREMYDFEVSTSTISRITNAVASEVVSKQNRPLEDLYLIAWMDGIVFKVR, from the coding sequence ATGAGCGTATCAGACATTGAGGAACAAATCCGCGAAATGTATGATTTTGAGGTTTCTACTTCCACCATATCAAGAATAACTAATGCTGTTGCAAGTGAAGTGGTGAGTAAGCAGAACCGACCGCTTGAAGATTTATATCTCATTGCCTGGATGGATGGGATTGTTTTCAAAGTAAGGTAA
- a CDS encoding transposase, which produces MRSLVFVIREQIKKEPTALVYDEQRSAQTNCRTYDSHLDNEKHQKSTTGNYRNGHGRKKIKSSFGESEIKIPKDREGNLEPALVPKDTILSTVWKTSSSHSMQRNERIRH; this is translated from the coding sequence ATCCGATCTCTCGTCTTTGTAATCCGTGAACAGATAAAAAAAGAACCCACCGCACTAGTTTATGATGAACAAAGAAGTGCACAAACGAACTGTAGAACATATGACTCTCATCTGGATAATGAGAAACATCAGAAATCCACCACTGGAAATTACCGAAACGGGCATGGACGTAAAAAAATAAAATCATCGTTTGGAGAGTCTGAAATTAAAATTCCCAAGGATCGTGAAGGAAATCTTGAACCCGCATTAGTTCCAAAAGACACCATATTATCGACGGTTTGGAAAACATCATCATCTCATTCTATGCAAAGGAATGAGCGTATCAGACATTGA
- a CDS encoding RHS repeat-associated core domain-containing protein — protein MESNPSVGNPSYNYKYNGKELQESRMYDYGARFYISDIGRWGVLDNCSFPISPYSYVANNPAKFIDINGEWIYINDQNGIQYRYHNGATQHQVDGKWTNVDANTNLSDYVIQTVAGLSHLDKNTSIGNTMIGYFDQAQGKDGKVRDIYFNYTSGGSQIKYGISNMIELNTSSTKAVWTTLGNGSKYSPLYTTIAHEMGHIYENYALGVTSQADTRFGPDSTTAEIYGTHVENIVRAESGLPLRTNYGSVCLGSSCIPNSDGRLIDNAGSSIYYNSNGGQISPTPSVQSVLNVNSTILQNRYNYIGAAAYYHLQKFKNRLR, from the coding sequence ATGGAATCTAATCCTTCTGTTGGAAATCCAAGCTATAACTATAAGTACAATGGTAAGGAGCTGCAAGAGTCTAGAATGTATGATTATGGAGCGAGATTTTATATAAGTGACATTGGGAGATGGGGTGTTTTAGACAATTGTAGTTTTCCTATTTCTCCTTATAGCTATGTAGCAAATAACCCTGCTAAATTTATTGATATAAATGGAGAATGGATATATATTAATGACCAAAATGGGATTCAATATAGATATCACAATGGCGCGACACAGCATCAAGTAGATGGAAAATGGACAAATGTAGATGCAAATACTAACTTATCAGATTATGTTATTCAGACTGTAGCAGGGTTAAGTCATTTAGACAAAAACACCTCAATAGGAAATACAATGATTGGATATTTTGACCAGGCACAAGGGAAAGATGGAAAAGTAAGAGATATTTATTTTAATTATACTAGTGGTGGTTCACAAATAAAATATGGCATAAGCAATATGATTGAATTAAATACATCTTCAACCAAAGCAGTTTGGACCACTTTGGGTAATGGTTCTAAATACTCTCCTTTATACACAACAATAGCACACGAAATGGGGCATATTTACGAAAACTATGCTTTAGGGGTAACCTCTCAAGCCGACACAAGATTTGGACCCGATAGCACCACAGCAGAAATATATGGTACACACGTAGAAAATATTGTAAGAGCTGAGTCTGGTCTACCATTGCGAACAAATTATGGCAGCGTATGTTTAGGTTCCTCTTGTATTCCTAATAGTGATGGGAGGTTAATAGATAATGCGGGAAGTAGTATTTATTATAATTCAAATGGAGGTCAAATATCTCCTACTCCTAGCGTTCAAAGTGTTCTTAATGTAAATAGCACAATATTGCAAAATAGGTATAATTATATTGGGGCTGCTGCATATTACCACTTGCAAAAATTTAAAAATCGCCTGAGATAA
- a CDS encoding pentapeptide repeat-containing protein, translating to MIGVDINISIMKIYCENDNVIEIPYNTLNGISLSNLNLHRAKLENMDLSNTTFFQSNLRGAFLFNSILMKSNLSYTKLMTADLRDTVLLDADLSDSIASYCDFSHSKLQGSNFQGAKIDFANFTGANVSNANMLCIDFEKAIFKDTIYNIETVWPKGFDPLINGCILL from the coding sequence ATGATTGGGGTGGACATTAATATAAGTATTATGAAAATATATTGTGAAAATGATAATGTAATAGAAATTCCATACAATACATTAAATGGAATTTCTCTCTCAAATTTAAACTTGCATAGAGCAAAACTTGAAAATATGGATTTGAGTAATACAACTTTTTTTCAATCAAATCTTAGAGGAGCATTCTTATTTAATTCAATTTTGATGAAGTCTAATTTATCATATACAAAATTAATGACAGCTGATTTAAGAGATACAGTTCTGTTAGATGCTGATCTATCTGATAGCATAGCATCATATTGTGACTTCAGTCACTCAAAATTACAGGGCTCTAATTTTCAAGGAGCAAAAATAGATTTTGCTAATTTTACAGGTGCTAATGTATCTAATGCAAATATGCTTTGTATTGATTTTGAAAAAGCAATATTTAAAGATACTATTTATAATATAGAAACTGTTTGGCCTAAAGGTTTTGATCCATTAATTAACGGTTGTATATTGCTATAA